In Devosia sp. 1566, a single genomic region encodes these proteins:
- a CDS encoding ABC transporter ATP-binding protein, with amino-acid sequence MASIELRNIRKAFGVVEVIKGVDLQVRSGEFMVFVGPSGCGKSTLLRLICGLEDITSGEMLFDGEVVNALAPSKRGIAMVFQSYALYPHMTVYENMAFGLTLEKGKGKEEIRQRVERAADMLQIRPYLDRLPKQLSGGQRQRVAIGRAITRDPRVFLFDEPLSNLDAALRVATRIEIAKLHEEMNDVTMIYVTHDQVEAMTLADRICVLRDGMIEQVGTPMELYERPDSMFVAGFIGSPKMNFLSGELAAPFGAKTVGIRGEHIIIKPSEGLWTGKVIHTENLGADSYVYLEMGTEEPVVVRLDGSNSYHSGETVHISPMDDKIHRFDGAGKPIR; translated from the coding sequence ATGGCTAGCATCGAGCTTCGCAATATCCGCAAGGCCTTTGGCGTGGTGGAGGTGATCAAGGGCGTCGACCTGCAGGTGCGCTCGGGCGAGTTCATGGTGTTTGTCGGGCCCTCGGGCTGCGGCAAATCCACCTTGTTGCGTCTGATCTGTGGGCTCGAGGACATTACCTCGGGCGAGATGCTGTTTGATGGCGAGGTGGTCAACGCGCTGGCCCCATCGAAGCGCGGCATCGCCATGGTGTTCCAGTCCTATGCGCTTTATCCGCATATGACGGTCTACGAGAACATGGCCTTCGGGCTGACGCTGGAAAAGGGCAAGGGCAAGGAAGAAATCCGCCAGCGGGTGGAGCGCGCCGCCGATATGCTGCAGATCCGGCCCTATCTCGACCGGCTGCCCAAGCAGCTGTCGGGCGGGCAGCGCCAGCGCGTGGCGATCGGGCGGGCGATCACGCGCGATCCGCGCGTGTTTTTGTTCGATGAACCGCTCTCGAACCTCGATGCGGCGCTGCGCGTGGCGACGCGCATCGAGATCGCCAAGCTGCATGAAGAGATGAACGACGTCACCATGATCTATGTGACACATGATCAGGTGGAAGCGATGACGCTGGCTGATCGTATCTGCGTGCTGCGCGACGGGATGATCGAGCAGGTGGGCACGCCGATGGAGCTTTATGAGCGGCCCGATTCCATGTTCGTCGCCGGGTTTATCGGTTCGCCCAAGATGAACTTCCTCTCCGGGGAACTGGCGGCGCCCTTTGGCGCTAAGACAGTGGGCATCCGGGGCGAACACATCATCATCAAGCCCAGCGAGGGGCTGTGGACCGGCAAGGTGATCCATACGGAAAACCTGGGTGCCGACAGCTATGTTTATCTCGAAATGGGCACCGAAGAGCCCGTAGTGGTGCGGCTCGATGGCAGCAACAGCTACCATTCGGGCGAAACGGTGCATATCAGTCCGATGGACGACAAGATTCACCGCTTCGATGGCGCGGGCAAGCCGATCCGGTGA
- a CDS encoding carbohydrate ABC transporter permease, with the protein MAAATIHPWKLIKRVLFYLLVLVIVVVSVFPFYYAILTSFKSGTDIFRVSYWPTSFSLQNYQSVLTSGSFPRNLLNSIFVATVTVLLALFLAVTAAYALSRVRFRGRSLLLMTILAVSMFPQIAVLAGLFEVIRSLGIYNTPWALIFSYTIFTLPFTVWVLTTFMRDLPVEIEEAAIVDGATPWVIITRVFLPLMWPALVTTGLLAFISAWNEFLFALTFTSSNNTRTVPVAIALLSGGSQFETPWGLIMAASVIVTVPLVVLVLIFQRKIVSGLTAGGVKG; encoded by the coding sequence ATGGCCGCCGCCACCATTCACCCCTGGAAGCTGATCAAGCGGGTGCTGTTCTACCTGCTGGTCCTCGTGATCGTCGTCGTCTCGGTGTTCCCGTTCTATTACGCGATCCTGACCAGCTTCAAATCGGGCACCGATATTTTCCGGGTCAGCTATTGGCCGACCTCGTTCAGCCTGCAGAACTACCAATCGGTGCTCACTTCGGGCAGCTTTCCGCGCAATCTGCTCAACTCGATCTTTGTCGCGACCGTCACCGTGTTGCTGGCGCTGTTTCTGGCCGTGACGGCGGCCTATGCGCTGAGCCGCGTGCGGTTCCGGGGCCGTAGCTTATTGCTGATGACGATTCTCGCCGTCTCGATGTTTCCCCAGATCGCGGTGCTCGCCGGGCTGTTCGAGGTGATCCGGAGCCTTGGGATCTACAACACGCCCTGGGCGCTGATCTTTTCCTACACGATCTTCACGCTGCCCTTTACCGTCTGGGTACTGACGACCTTCATGCGCGACTTGCCGGTGGAGATCGAGGAAGCCGCGATCGTGGATGGTGCAACGCCCTGGGTGATCATCACCCGCGTCTTCCTGCCGCTGATGTGGCCGGCGCTGGTGACGACGGGGCTCCTGGCCTTCATCAGCGCCTGGAACGAGTTCCTGTTCGCGTTGACCTTCACCTCATCCAACAATACCCGCACTGTTCCGGTCGCCATTGCGCTGCTCTCGGGTGGTTCGCAGTTCGAAACGCCCTGGGGGCTGATCATGGCCGCTTCGGTGATCGTGACGGTGCCGCTGGTGGTGCTGGTGTTGATTTTCCAGCGCAAGATCGTCAGCGGGCTCACCGCCGGCGGCGTCAAAGGCTAG
- a CDS encoding sugar ABC transporter permease, with protein sequence MQQRLRAARWFLLPMMAALAVVAGWPLLRSIYFSFTDASLNDLYGAEWAGFSNYLQIRTLESGRTIYRGLLVDPAWWNAVWNTVRFAVISVSAEAVLGMLVALVLNAEFKGRGIVRAAILIPWAIPTIVSARMWGWMLNDQFGIINDLGMKLGLLSQKVAWTASPETAMTAVLIVDIWKTTPFMALLILAGLQMIPRDIYEAAEIDGVHPVKQFFRITLPLVRPALMVAIIFRILDALRIFDLIYVLTPNSAATKTMSVLARENLFDFDNFAYGSAQSTFLFVLIVLFTILYIWLGRVNFDGGDR encoded by the coding sequence TGCTGCGCTCGATCTATTTTTCCTTCACCGACGCTTCGCTCAATGACCTTTATGGGGCCGAATGGGCGGGGTTCAGCAATTATCTGCAGATCCGCACGCTCGAAAGCGGGCGCACGATTTACCGTGGCCTGCTGGTGGATCCGGCCTGGTGGAATGCCGTCTGGAACACCGTCCGCTTCGCCGTCATATCAGTGTCCGCCGAGGCGGTGCTGGGCATGCTGGTGGCGCTGGTGCTCAATGCTGAGTTCAAGGGCCGCGGCATTGTCCGCGCGGCCATCCTGATTCCCTGGGCGATCCCGACCATTGTTTCGGCCCGCATGTGGGGCTGGATGTTGAACGACCAGTTCGGCATCATCAACGATCTCGGCATGAAGTTGGGCCTGTTGAGCCAGAAAGTGGCCTGGACCGCGTCACCCGAAACGGCGATGACCGCGGTGCTGATCGTCGATATCTGGAAAACGACGCCATTCATGGCGCTGCTGATCCTGGCGGGCTTGCAGATGATTCCGCGCGACATCTATGAGGCTGCCGAAATTGACGGCGTGCATCCGGTCAAGCAATTCTTCCGCATCACGCTGCCGCTGGTCCGGCCGGCGCTGATGGTGGCCATCATCTTCCGCATTCTCGATGCGCTGCGCATCTTCGATCTGATCTATGTGCTGACGCCCAATAGCGCGGCTACCAAGACCATGTCGGTGCTGGCGCGCGAAAACCTCTTCGACTTCGACAATTTTGCCTATGGCTCGGCGCAGTCGACATTCCTGTTCGTGCTGATCGTGCTGTTCACCATCCTTTATATTTGGCTGGGACGGGTCAATTTCGATGGGGGAGACCGCTGA